A stretch of the Candidatus Aminicenantes bacterium genome encodes the following:
- a CDS encoding ASKHA domain-containing protein, with protein sequence MSRHRLTIRPEGAAVDIEAGTNLADALREAGYPVSLYCHKRGVCGKCLVEIESGDAGLPDPSETAVLARRGASAAARLACRISVQGPLTIAVPEASLVPAISDVPALSEGFRRPVSLDPPLRKYAVRPPAASLQDPGSDLDRLLSLLPDPALEASLAAMRGLAASSPADESRVLTAVVHGRSLLDVEPEDTSARQLGLAVDLGTTTVAAELVDLETGRTIAAEAALNGQVRFGADVVTRVTAAHADFGQAKGLRRAAWETINALLLRLLEQSGREASEVYETVVAGNTAMAHLALGLPVDGLAVAPFQSLFSVLPAFPAGPVGSAANPEGRVYFAPAIKSFVGGDIAAGLAAVDIESGPDEVLFLDLGTNGEIVLKHGCRLTCTSTAAGPAFEGMSLSCGMIAGPGAVHAAAFRDGRLDLRVIGGRPAAGICGSGLIDILAVALDQGWIDASGAVLAPGRTIPVAPGIALSQKDVREVQLAAAAVKTGLHMLLAEAGLATGDLDGVCVAGAFGSTLDVRNASRLGLIPEVDPARIRFVGNTSLAGARILLLSAGERARCESLAGRIRHVSLARGEDFQSQFVESLEFKPWR encoded by the coding sequence ATGAGCCGCCATCGCTTGACCATCCGGCCCGAGGGGGCCGCGGTCGATATCGAAGCCGGAACGAATTTGGCCGATGCCCTCCGCGAAGCGGGATATCCCGTCAGCCTCTATTGCCACAAGCGGGGCGTCTGCGGGAAATGCCTGGTCGAGATCGAGTCCGGCGACGCCGGTCTGCCGGATCCCTCGGAGACCGCCGTCCTGGCCCGCCGCGGCGCTTCCGCCGCCGCCCGCCTAGCCTGCCGGATATCGGTCCAGGGCCCTTTGACGATCGCGGTCCCGGAGGCGTCGCTGGTCCCCGCGATTTCCGACGTCCCGGCGCTTAGCGAAGGCTTTCGGCGCCCGGTTTCGCTCGATCCGCCGCTGCGCAAGTATGCCGTCCGCCCTCCTGCCGCGTCGCTCCAAGACCCCGGCTCCGACCTCGACCGGCTGTTGTCCCTCCTGCCGGACCCCGCGCTCGAGGCCTCCCTCGCCGCCATGCGCGGCCTGGCGGCATCTTCCCCGGCCGACGAGTCGCGGGTCCTGACCGCCGTCGTCCACGGCCGGTCCCTGCTGGACGTCGAGCCGGAAGACACTTCCGCCCGCCAGCTTGGGTTGGCCGTGGATCTCGGCACGACGACGGTCGCCGCCGAGCTGGTCGATCTCGAGACCGGACGGACAATCGCCGCCGAGGCGGCGCTCAACGGGCAAGTCCGATTCGGGGCGGACGTCGTCACCCGGGTCACGGCGGCCCACGCGGACTTTGGGCAGGCCAAAGGCCTGCGCCGGGCGGCCTGGGAGACGATCAACGCGCTTCTCCTGCGGCTGCTCGAACAGTCCGGCCGCGAAGCCTCCGAGGTCTACGAGACGGTCGTGGCCGGCAATACCGCCATGGCCCATCTGGCCCTCGGGCTTCCGGTGGACGGCCTGGCCGTGGCGCCCTTCCAATCGCTTTTTTCCGTGCTTCCCGCCTTTCCGGCCGGGCCGGTCGGTTCGGCCGCCAATCCGGAGGGACGGGTCTATTTCGCGCCCGCGATCAAGAGCTTCGTCGGAGGCGACATCGCGGCCGGCCTGGCTGCGGTCGATATCGAAAGCGGTCCGGACGAGGTTCTCTTCCTCGACCTGGGGACCAACGGCGAGATCGTCCTCAAGCACGGTTGCCGGCTGACCTGTACGTCGACGGCGGCCGGCCCCGCCTTCGAGGGGATGTCGCTCAGCTGCGGCATGATCGCCGGTCCCGGCGCCGTCCACGCGGCGGCCTTCCGGGACGGGCGTCTGGACCTACGTGTCATCGGAGGCCGGCCGGCCGCCGGCATCTGCGGCAGCGGCCTCATCGACATTTTGGCCGTGGCTTTGGATCAAGGCTGGATCGACGCTTCCGGCGCCGTCCTCGCGCCCGGCCGGACGATCCCGGTGGCGCCGGGGATCGCCCTGTCCCAGAAGGACGTCCGTGAGGTCCAATTGGCGGCCGCGGCCGTCAAGACCGGCCTGCACATGCTCTTGGCGGAGGCCGGACTCGCGACCGGGGATCTCGACGGCGTCTGTGTCGCGGGCGCCTTCGGCAGCACCCTGGACGTCCGCAACGCCTCCCGCCTGGGGCTCATCCCAGAGGTTGACCCGGCCCGGATCCGGTTTGTCGGCAACACCTCGCTGGCCGGGGCGAGAATCCTGCTTCTCTCGGCCGGGGAACGAGCCCGTTGCGAGTCCCTGGCCGGCCGCATCCGGCATGTCTCGCTGGCCCGGGGCGAGGACTTCCAATCCCAATTCGTCGAAAGCCTGGAGTTCAAGCCGTGGCGCTGA
- a CDS encoding corrinoid protein, with protein sequence MSDHPLYGRMAQALIDGDREAAARLAAEGLAAGLLVHDIIALGFVPGLHKVGELWECGDYFLPELIQSAEGMKAAMAALRPALEAAGPSAGLAKGKAVIGTIEGDIHDIGKNLVASLLSANGFDVLDLGADVKLDRFIDAAVEAGADLICLSSLLTTTMLAQRRFMDRLRERGLRDRFKVLVGGAPVTAKWAAEIGADGYGENAVAAVRAAESVLGGK encoded by the coding sequence ATGTCCGATCATCCCCTCTATGGCCGCATGGCCCAAGCCCTCATCGATGGCGATCGGGAGGCCGCCGCCCGGCTGGCCGCCGAAGGCTTGGCCGCCGGTCTCCTCGTCCATGACATCATCGCCCTCGGGTTCGTCCCCGGCCTGCACAAGGTCGGCGAGCTGTGGGAGTGCGGCGATTATTTCCTGCCCGAACTCATCCAAAGCGCCGAGGGCATGAAGGCGGCGATGGCCGCCCTCCGACCGGCCCTGGAGGCCGCCGGGCCGTCCGCCGGTCTGGCCAAGGGCAAGGCGGTCATCGGGACGATCGAGGGCGACATCCACGATATCGGGAAGAACCTCGTCGCATCCTTGCTTTCGGCCAACGGATTCGACGTCCTCGACCTGGGCGCCGACGTCAAGCTCGACCGGTTCATCGACGCCGCGGTCGAGGCCGGGGCGGACCTGATCTGTCTTTCGTCCCTGCTGACGACGACCATGCTCGCCCAGCGCCGGTTCATGGACCGGCTGAGGGAGCGGGGCCTGCGCGACCGTTTCAAGGTCCTAGTCGGCGGCGCTCCGGTGACCGCCAAGTGGGCGGCCGAGATCGGGGCGGACGGCTACGGCGAAAACGCGGTGGCTGCCGTCCGGGCCGCCGAATCGGTCTTGGGAGGGAAATAG
- a CDS encoding trimethylamine methyltransferase family protein produces the protein MFPALRPQANLLSAGLADRIIDEGFAILEKTGVFVENAEARRLLGAAGAELDEARERVRIPRSLMEGLLRHTPDTITLADRTGGREFTLGGDEVHFDPGSAGVRILDQETRRERTPTTSDLVDFVRVADACANLDLQSTGLVARDIPEILADSFRLYVGLLFSAKPIVTGTFRVAGFEPMREMLAAVRGGSEALRKRPLAIFDACPSPPLKWSNLTAQSLIDCARAGIPSELISMGMTGAASPATITATLVQHVVENLAGLAIAQAAAPGAPIIFGGSPSSFDMRKGTTPMGAMETMMIDMAYAQLGKRLELPTHAYMALSDAKTNDAQAGYETGIGAVLAALAGINVVSGPGMMDYESTISLEKLLIDDEICGLALRLIKGIVQREDPIALHLFEDFDPAISFLTLDHTRKWYRQDHSTVKLADRDTYDAWLAAGGKTIDERAHEEVVKILAKPVVSVDERLQTELRRIMRADAAANGVADFPPPLE, from the coding sequence GTGTTTCCCGCCCTGCGCCCCCAAGCCAACCTGCTGTCGGCCGGATTGGCCGACCGGATCATCGACGAAGGATTCGCCATCCTGGAGAAGACCGGCGTGTTCGTGGAGAACGCCGAGGCCCGCCGCCTGTTGGGCGCGGCCGGGGCGGAACTGGATGAGGCCAGGGAACGGGTCCGCATCCCTCGCTCCCTGATGGAAGGCCTCCTGCGCCACACGCCGGATACGATCACCCTGGCCGACCGCACGGGAGGACGCGAATTCACCCTGGGCGGGGACGAGGTCCATTTCGATCCGGGCTCGGCCGGCGTCCGAATCCTCGACCAAGAAACCCGGCGCGAACGGACGCCCACGACCTCCGACTTGGTCGACTTCGTCCGGGTGGCCGACGCCTGTGCGAACCTCGATCTTCAAAGCACCGGGCTGGTCGCCCGGGACATCCCCGAGATCCTGGCCGATTCGTTCCGGCTATATGTCGGCCTGCTTTTCTCGGCTAAGCCGATCGTCACGGGCACCTTCCGGGTGGCCGGCTTCGAACCGATGCGCGAGATGCTGGCCGCCGTCCGGGGTGGTTCCGAGGCGCTTCGCAAACGGCCTTTGGCCATCTTCGACGCTTGCCCCTCCCCTCCCCTCAAGTGGAGCAACCTGACCGCCCAAAGCCTGATTGACTGCGCCCGGGCGGGCATCCCCTCGGAGCTCATCTCCATGGGCATGACCGGCGCCGCTTCGCCGGCTACGATCACCGCCACCCTCGTCCAGCATGTCGTCGAGAACCTGGCCGGCCTGGCCATCGCCCAGGCCGCCGCTCCCGGCGCCCCGATCATCTTCGGCGGCTCGCCCTCGAGCTTCGACATGCGCAAGGGGACGACTCCGATGGGGGCCATGGAGACGATGATGATCGATATGGCTTACGCCCAGCTGGGCAAGCGCCTGGAGCTGCCGACGCACGCCTATATGGCCTTGAGCGATGCCAAGACCAACGACGCCCAGGCCGGCTACGAGACCGGGATAGGTGCCGTTCTGGCCGCCCTGGCCGGCATCAATGTCGTCTCCGGGCCCGGCATGATGGACTACGAGAGCACCATCAGCCTGGAAAAGCTCCTCATCGACGACGAGATCTGCGGCCTGGCCCTGCGGTTGATCAAGGGCATCGTCCAGCGCGAGGACCCGATCGCTCTCCATCTGTTCGAGGACTTCGATCCCGCGATCTCGTTCCTGACCCTGGATCATACCCGGAAGTGGTACCGGCAGGACCATTCGACCGTCAAGCTGGCCGACCGCGATACGTATGACGCCTGGCTGGCGGCGGGCGGGAAGACGATCGACGAGCGGGCTCATGAGGAGGTCGTCAAGATCCTGGCCAAGCCGGTCGTCTCCGTGGACGAGCGGCTGCAAACCGAGCTGCGGCGCATCATGCGGGCCGACGCCGCCGCGAACGGCGTCGCGGATTTCCCGCCCCCGCTCGAATGA